The sequence AGCTCCTATTTTCTTAGTGATCTTCGTGGCTTTTCTTCTCTATATCCAAAGAGATGGTGTCGTGGATACCTACGAATTATCCCTCTTCTTTAGCACTTTTGTGATGCTCCAGTTTTGGAATATGTTTAACGCCAAAACCTTTGGACTCAAAGAATCAGCCTTTAGTAATATCGCTAATAACCAAGGATTCCTGGCGATCGCTTTAATTATCTTCATCGGTCAGATTTTGATGGTTCAATTAGGTGGTGATGTCTTCCGAACTGTACCTCTATCTTGGCGAGATTGGCTAATTATTATCGCCTCTACTTCCCTTATTCTCTGGATTGGGGAAATCTCCCGCTTCTTCTCTAGACTGAAATCTGCTTAATTCTGCTCAACCTCCTCTTACCCTAGGGGAGGAATTTAAGCTTTTTTTAATCTGTGATAACCTGAGTTGAGTTTATAATTGTAGTTAGAAACTAGCTAGACAAGACTAGAGGTATTAACAATGGTAGAGTTGAAAGCAAAAGTAGTCCTCAAGCAAAAAGGTGAAGAAGCCTATATAACAGTTAAACAACTGATGGTTCTCTTAAAATGGACAGCTAGTGTAGATTTAGATTTAATGGCTTTCTATGAAACCAAAGACGGTAGAAAAGGTGGTGTCTTCTCTGATAACTATCCTGGAGGAAGTCTCGGTAGTCTAAACGAGTTCCCCTATATTCAACTTAGTGGCGATCAAGGGGTAGGTGCTACGGGTGGAGATAACCAAGAGGTGATCAGAATCACTAAATTAGACGATATCGCTACAGTCTATATCTGTACCCTCAATTATACCGACGCATCCGAAAAAAGAGACACTTCTTTTAGTGAATATGATGGTGGTATTACCGTTGTTAATGAGATAGGAGAATCCATCGGAGTTCCTCTTGATTCTCAACAATCTGGACAAGTAGCGGTTATCGCCAAAATCGATAATACTAGCCCTATTGGTGCTAAGTTAATTAACGAAAATAAAATTCTTGATTTGGGAACTTTTGTTAGTACTATTCCTGGAGCAAATTTATTAGTTAGTTAATATATACTCTCCCTCCCCCTCGTAGGGATATAATGTTTCAAACTATCCGCTTTCGTCTAGCACTTTGGTACACTATTACCACAGCGGTTTTAATCTTATTATTCGCTACTGGAGTCTATCTATATGTACGCTCTACTCTAGTAGAAAGAATCGACGATACACTAGAACACGTTGTGGAATTAATGGAACGATCCTTATTACTAGAAGGAGTCAGAAACTCCGCTAATATCCCTCGAGTCAATGAGTCATCCCTAGAAGACGATCGCCTTGAGGTAGAGTGGTTTGACAGCGATCGCCATTTAGTTTGGAGTACTTTTACTCAACCCCTAGCAATTCCCCTGACTCCTAGTATCTATGCTAAAACTGTATCTCTCAACAATAATGAACAGTTTAGACAGATAACTAAGATGATCGTGATTGATAATCAACCATGGGGTTATCTGAGGGTTAGTCATCCCTGGTTTGAAGTAAGTAAACCTAGTCGTCTTTTAATCAGGGATTTAAGCTTAGGAAGTAGTCTGATGATCGCTTGTGTAGCAGCTTCAGGGTGGTTGTTATCAGGAATAGCTATTAAACCAGTAATCGAATCCTATCAAAGTTTACGCCAATTTACCGCTGATGCTTCTCACGAATTGCGCAACCCCCTAGCGATGATTCAAGCTAATGTCCAAATGGCTTTAGCCGAGGAAAAAGACGGGAAATTAAACCTAGATCCGCAACAATTAAGAGTAATCGAGAGAATAACCCAAAGATTAGGACGTTTAGTCAATGATTTGTTGTTTCTAGCCCGCGCAGATAGCGGAATGACCCAAATGGTGACTCAACCTGTTCCCCTAGACGCTTTGTTAATCGAAGTAATCGAAGAACAACGTATTTTCGCTCAACAAAAAGGTATTGATTTAGACTTAGAATTAACCGAGGAAGATTTAGAATCAGAGCCATTTACCATTGAGGGGGATTGGGATCAATTAGCGCGTTTATTTACCAATTTGATTAGTAATAGTATTGCCTATAGTCAAAATGTAATAAAAGTGAAAGTAGTTAGAATCAAAAAAGGTAATCGTTATCATGTACAGGTACAAGTAAGCGATCGCGGTTGTGGGATACCATCTGAAGCCCTTCCCCATATTTTTGAACGCTTTTATCGTCTTGATACAGTACGTACTCACGTCAATGGTACTGGTTTAGGATTGGCGATCGCTCTTGCTATAGTAGAAAATCACCAAGGACAAATTAAAGTAGAAAGTCAACCTAATCAAGGTACAACATTTACTGTAACTTTTGAAAAAATGAGGAAGGAAAGGGGGACGGAGTAACGAGCACCCCCTACTCCGCTCTTAATTAACTAGCTACCAGAGGAGGATTACTAGCTGAAGGATGACGGTTAATCACCTGATCAATTAAACCATATTCTTTAGCTTGTTCGGGAGACATAAAATAATCTCTTTCTGTATCTTCTTCTACAGTT comes from Gloeocapsa sp. DLM2.Bin57 and encodes:
- a CDS encoding stress response protein; translated protein: MVELKAKVVLKQKGEEAYITVKQLMVLLKWTASVDLDLMAFYETKDGRKGGVFSDNYPGGSLGSLNEFPYIQLSGDQGVGATGGDNQEVIRITKLDDIATVYICTLNYTDASEKRDTSFSEYDGGITVVNEIGESIGVPLDSQQSGQVAVIAKIDNTSPIGAKLINENKILDLGTFVSTIPGANLLVS
- a CDS encoding sensor histidine kinase gives rise to the protein MFQTIRFRLALWYTITTAVLILLFATGVYLYVRSTLVERIDDTLEHVVELMERSLLLEGVRNSANIPRVNESSLEDDRLEVEWFDSDRHLVWSTFTQPLAIPLTPSIYAKTVSLNNNEQFRQITKMIVIDNQPWGYLRVSHPWFEVSKPSRLLIRDLSLGSSLMIACVAASGWLLSGIAIKPVIESYQSLRQFTADASHELRNPLAMIQANVQMALAEEKDGKLNLDPQQLRVIERITQRLGRLVNDLLFLARADSGMTQMVTQPVPLDALLIEVIEEQRIFAQQKGIDLDLELTEEDLESEPFTIEGDWDQLARLFTNLISNSIAYSQNVIKVKVVRIKKGNRYHVQVQVSDRGCGIPSEALPHIFERFYRLDTVRTHVNGTGLGLAIALAIVENHQGQIKVESQPNQGTTFTVTFEKMRKERGTE